A portion of the Pseudoalteromonas luteoviolacea genome contains these proteins:
- a CDS encoding VWA domain-containing protein → MTEFQFIRPELLWLLIPWTIICVLQWYKKSSNKQSQLIAPHLAKIVLTEGKQSKSNHSSWLTSLILLLGILAASGPSIEKQSVPVFSAKQARVLVMDMSYSMYSTDIAPNRLTQARFKTLDMLQQFREGDTALVAYAQDAFIVSPLTSDINTLENLVPSISPDIMPGKGANVLAGIDQAKTLLEQAGYPSGEIILITDEIELEDAQDIQNMLSGSGYRLHVYGVGTAQGAPISVPEGGFLKDRYGQIVVPKLYADRLRSLAQRLGGKYATYSPDNSDIETFAIENTQDIESSNEPNETLWRVDAGQYLLFAIIPLALLAFRNNAVALVICIVSFVPSSPSYAADWQSWFKNTDQNAMSAYQDENFDQASAAQNATLRGAAQYKQGQYEQAVKTLQNTDTAIGQYNLGNALAQLGKLDEAADAYENALRKDPTLTQAQENKELVEQLKDQQSQQNQEKNNQDQNNQEQSSEQQNDQQQGEGENQEQSDQTEQQSQSQNEQGDESEQENSEQSEQSKSDEQSDNQNKPELANKKSDEEGEQEKEQSQQAQSQQTPQSELSDNEQSQQMAQSEMRELTPEEKEKAQQLDQLLRRVPDDPAILLKNKMLLESRQRQQQRQPVGAEKSW, encoded by the coding sequence ATGACCGAATTTCAATTTATTAGACCAGAGCTGCTCTGGTTATTAATACCTTGGACCATCATTTGTGTTTTGCAGTGGTACAAAAAATCCAGCAATAAACAATCGCAATTAATTGCGCCGCATTTGGCCAAAATAGTTTTAACCGAAGGTAAACAGAGCAAATCAAATCATTCTTCTTGGTTAACTAGCCTGATTCTGTTACTTGGAATATTGGCCGCATCTGGACCAAGTATTGAAAAGCAAAGTGTTCCCGTCTTTTCGGCAAAACAAGCTAGAGTGCTAGTCATGGACATGTCTTACTCCATGTATTCAACCGACATTGCTCCAAATAGGCTCACACAAGCAAGATTTAAAACACTGGATATGTTGCAGCAGTTCCGTGAAGGCGATACAGCTTTGGTAGCTTACGCTCAGGATGCCTTTATTGTGTCGCCTCTCACAAGCGACATCAATACCCTTGAAAACCTAGTTCCAAGTATTAGCCCAGACATCATGCCAGGCAAAGGTGCAAACGTACTTGCAGGTATTGACCAAGCAAAAACACTTCTCGAACAGGCTGGTTACCCTTCAGGTGAGATTATTTTAATTACAGATGAAATTGAACTAGAAGATGCGCAAGATATTCAGAATATGCTCAGCGGATCTGGGTATCGATTACATGTTTATGGCGTTGGCACCGCCCAAGGTGCTCCTATCAGTGTACCTGAAGGTGGATTCTTAAAAGATAGATACGGGCAAATCGTTGTACCTAAGCTTTATGCCGATAGATTACGCTCTTTAGCTCAGAGATTAGGGGGCAAGTATGCTACTTACTCACCGGATAATTCAGATATAGAAACCTTCGCGATCGAGAATACGCAGGACATTGAATCTTCCAATGAGCCAAATGAAACACTCTGGCGTGTTGATGCAGGTCAGTACCTACTATTTGCAATTATTCCTCTTGCGCTGTTGGCATTTCGTAACAATGCAGTGGCGTTGGTAATCTGCATTGTATCTTTTGTGCCAAGCTCACCTAGCTATGCTGCTGATTGGCAATCTTGGTTCAAAAACACAGATCAAAATGCGATGTCAGCTTATCAAGATGAAAACTTCGATCAGGCCAGTGCAGCACAGAATGCGACATTGCGTGGCGCAGCTCAGTACAAACAAGGACAATACGAACAAGCTGTTAAGACATTGCAAAACACCGATACTGCGATTGGTCAATACAACCTTGGCAACGCATTAGCACAATTGGGCAAGCTCGATGAAGCTGCAGATGCATATGAGAATGCTTTGAGAAAAGACCCTACCCTTACACAAGCTCAAGAAAACAAAGAGTTAGTAGAGCAGTTGAAAGATCAGCAGTCTCAACAAAATCAGGAGAAAAATAACCAAGATCAAAATAACCAAGAGCAATCTTCTGAGCAGCAAAACGATCAACAACAAGGTGAAGGTGAAAACCAAGAGCAATCAGATCAAACTGAACAACAGAGTCAATCTCAAAATGAGCAAGGAGATGAATCTGAGCAAGAAAACTCTGAACAGTCAGAGCAATCTAAAAGTGACGAGCAATCTGATAACCAGAATAAGCCTGAGTTAGCAAATAAAAAATCGGATGAAGAAGGCGAGCAAGAAAAGGAACAGTCGCAACAAGCGCAATCACAGCAAACGCCACAAAGTGAGTTATCAGATAACGAGCAGTCGCAGCAAATGGCACAATCTGAAATGAGAGAGCTCACACCGGAGGAGAAGGAAAAAGCACAACAATTGGACCAGCTACTTCGAAGAGTGCCAGATGACCCTGCGATTTTATTGAAAAATAAAATGCTTTTGGAATCACGACAAAGACAACAACAAAGACAACCAGTAGGAGCTGAAAAATCATGGTAA
- a CDS encoding DUF58 domain-containing protein, translated as MKANIDIQNWFKNCHTNGVELGLKELLYYKSKSRLLDLKPKGQIRSAQAGQYLAPHKGRGMEFAEVRQYQYGDDIRAIDWRVTARTGEAHTKLYQEEKERPVFIFTDLSNSMLFGSQLLLKSVQAAHLSALVAWSASLRGDRLGGIVFSEHSHHELKPTARDKGVLAFCHQLCDVHETSLTRRDNESISRFNDNLKRLKHLAKPGSLIYLISDFSDLNDESFSLLEGLSRHCELIGCQISDPFEHTLPAYSQAVEIQGTQNTWTLPLSDKQFRDKFAKRAQQVFSERLKRLQRSGMMMLNFSADTPLETQLSR; from the coding sequence ATGAAAGCAAATATTGATATCCAAAACTGGTTTAAAAACTGTCATACCAATGGTGTTGAGCTTGGGCTAAAAGAGTTGCTTTATTATAAAAGCAAATCTCGTCTGCTTGATTTGAAACCAAAGGGCCAAATCCGCAGTGCGCAAGCTGGTCAATATCTCGCGCCACACAAGGGGCGAGGTATGGAGTTTGCCGAAGTTCGTCAGTACCAATATGGCGACGATATTCGCGCGATAGATTGGCGCGTAACAGCTCGAACAGGTGAAGCGCATACAAAGCTTTATCAAGAAGAAAAAGAACGCCCTGTCTTCATCTTTACTGACCTATCAAACAGCATGTTGTTTGGCAGCCAACTGCTGTTAAAATCGGTGCAGGCTGCCCATTTGAGTGCATTGGTCGCATGGTCAGCCTCACTGCGTGGAGATAGACTAGGCGGCATTGTATTCTCAGAACACAGTCATCACGAGCTCAAACCGACAGCCAGAGACAAAGGTGTGTTAGCATTTTGCCACCAATTGTGTGACGTTCATGAAACAAGTCTCACTCGTCGAGACAATGAAAGTATCAGCCGTTTTAATGACAATCTAAAAAGACTGAAGCATTTAGCAAAACCAGGCAGCTTAATTTATTTAATTTCTGATTTCTCAGACTTGAATGATGAAAGCTTCTCACTGCTTGAAGGACTGAGTCGACACTGTGAATTGATAGGATGCCAGATTAGTGATCCCTTTGAGCACACATTACCAGCATATAGTCAAGCGGTTGAGATCCAAGGAACACAGAATACTTGGACACTACCATTAAGTGATAAGCAATTCAGAGATAAGTTTGCCAAGCGAGCACAACAAGTGTTCAGCGAACGCCTAAAACGCTTGCAGCGTTCAGGCATGATGATGCTTAACTTTTCTGCGGATACTCCTTTAGAAACTCAGCTCTCTAGGTAA
- a CDS encoding DUF4381 domain-containing protein, protein MTQSPLDALHDVMPPEQVSWWPLSMPMWALICVSIILLIALTVWLYKNWQFGAAKREAIKLSQQHQQDALALHGIVKRLTKHYYGASVASQSSAAWCQTLNAISKAQFKEQDITSFYKPDNQNEHVEQLMMAIKTFKTKECLDV, encoded by the coding sequence ATGACTCAATCTCCATTAGATGCCCTCCATGATGTGATGCCACCAGAGCAAGTGAGTTGGTGGCCTTTATCAATGCCAATGTGGGCACTCATTTGCGTTTCTATTATTTTGCTAATAGCCTTGACTGTTTGGCTATATAAAAACTGGCAATTTGGCGCTGCTAAAAGAGAGGCGATAAAATTAAGCCAGCAACACCAGCAAGACGCCCTTGCATTGCATGGCATAGTAAAAAGACTCACTAAACACTACTACGGTGCATCAGTCGCCTCTCAGTCGAGCGCAGCTTGGTGTCAGACATTAAATGCCATTTCAAAAGCACAATTCAAAGAGCAAGATATTACATCCTTTTATAAACCGGATAATCAAAATGAACATGTTGAACAGCTTATGATGGCAATTAAGACGTTTAAAACTAAGGAGTGCTTAGATGTTTGA
- a CDS encoding vWA domain-containing protein, which translates to MFEFEWPLAFLLLPLPWIIAKVKPVALQAQQKIRMPSYAILGGMGTQEQALSHKKNWLEMLIWLLLITALSNPTWLDDPITLPSEGRDIMMAVDLSHSMAEEDMEYNGRYIDRLSVVKAVLGDFIEQRQGDRLGLILFADTAFLQTPLTKDINTVSQMLQESQIGLVGRATAIGDALGLAVKRFNQKEESNRILILLTDGQNTAGNLQPEEALILAREEGIKVYTIGVGSDGRRGRGFFSLGGMSGASIDEQTLTHIATETGGRYFRAKDVQGLQQIYSELDNLEPISAEDETFRPKIALFYIPLLVALAVWSLALLIRFVMQWRQGN; encoded by the coding sequence ATGTTTGAATTTGAGTGGCCCTTAGCTTTTTTGTTGCTTCCACTACCTTGGATTATCGCAAAAGTAAAACCTGTTGCATTACAGGCCCAACAAAAAATCCGAATGCCAAGTTATGCCATTTTGGGTGGTATGGGAACACAAGAGCAGGCCCTATCTCACAAAAAAAATTGGTTGGAAATGCTCATTTGGTTGCTGTTGATTACTGCTTTGAGTAATCCGACATGGTTGGATGACCCTATTACTTTGCCAAGTGAAGGCAGAGATATCATGATGGCGGTGGATCTCTCTCATTCGATGGCTGAAGAAGACATGGAATATAACGGCCGTTATATAGATAGGTTATCCGTTGTCAAAGCGGTACTAGGTGACTTTATTGAACAGAGGCAAGGCGATAGACTCGGTCTGATTTTATTCGCTGATACTGCTTTTTTACAAACACCTTTAACCAAAGACATCAACACTGTAAGCCAAATGTTGCAGGAGTCGCAAATTGGTTTAGTGGGCAGAGCCACAGCTATCGGCGACGCATTAGGTCTTGCTGTAAAACGCTTCAATCAAAAAGAAGAAAGTAACCGTATTCTAATACTGCTGACAGATGGCCAAAATACGGCGGGTAACCTGCAACCAGAAGAAGCATTAATTTTAGCCAGAGAAGAAGGGATAAAAGTATACACAATCGGTGTTGGCTCAGATGGACGCAGAGGCAGGGGTTTCTTCTCGCTCGGCGGGATGTCAGGTGCGAGTATCGATGAGCAAACACTGACCCATATTGCCACAGAAACAGGTGGTCGCTATTTCCGCGCAAAAGATGTGCAAGGCCTTCAACAAATTTACTCTGAATTAGATAACCTAGAGCCCATCTCAGCAGAAGATGAAACATTCCGCCCTAAAATCGCGCTATTTTATATCCCACTGCTAGTAGCCCTCGCAGTATGGAGTTTGGCACTACTTATTCGCTTTGTAATGCAGTGGAGGCAAGGTAATTAA